A region of Nakaseomyces glabratus chromosome M, complete sequence DNA encodes the following proteins:
- the DUS3 gene encoding tRNA dihydrouridine synthase DUS3 (CAGL0M09977g~Ortholog(s) have mRNA binding, tRNA dihydrouridine synthase activity, role in tRNA modification and cytoplasm, nuclear periphery localization) codes for MKRELEGSYESERKRGVAQVKAEYVVGAASNVRVDEEEAGSERFVQGEFGGKKNKKKRGQNKNRDNRQQKETHALCPKYVLADVTNQVDLCTFGDNCRFVHDIPTYLEHKRPEITDSVFKTCPVFETLGYCPMGFKCRFLSSHMDKETHKLLGEYPSDLASASHEINHITQDQKYDLIKKRFPFSKSELVLEILDSFQEENREMHREAEKVKEDQQDNEDEQKEKAPQVVQRELEAQKRRQRQKDLYLQYKDTRFFAQEKKPLDLRHKKIVSPLTTVGNLPYRRLMRTLGADVTYSEMALAVPLVQGTNSEWALPKAHESEYPGFGVQVACSKGWQASKAAEALATYIPNGISEINLNSGCPIDLLYRQGSGSALLDNPARMIRCLNAMNYVSGDIPITVKIRTGTKEGHPIADTLVRRLVFETDVAAITLHGRSRQQRYTKVADWDYVSQVAKALRQAEADFMESPQGKESHHDEKTRHTQFVGNGDIFNYTDWYQHLEDPEVDSCMVARGALIKPWIFEEINAQQHLDKTSSERLEILKTYSKFAMDHWGTDEYGIALGRRFFCEFMSFFHRYIPVGILERVPVQLNERPPLWKGRDDMETLLGSSDVKDWIKLSEMFFGPTEDSFVFTPKHKSSSYK; via the coding sequence ATGAAGCGTGAACTGGAAGGTAGTTATGAGAGTGAGAGGAAGCGTGGTGTCGCTCAGGTGAAGGCCGAGTATGTTGTAGGTGCCGCCAGTAATGTGCGTgtggatgaagaagaagccgGGTCTGAGAGGTTTGTGCAAGGTGAATTTGGTggtaagaagaacaagaagaagcgTGGGCAGAACAAGAACAGGGACAACAGACAGCAGAAGGAGACGCATGCGCTGTGTCCCAAGTATGTGCTTGCAGATGTGACTAACCAGGTGGATCTGTGTACCTTTGGAGACAATTGTCGGTTTGTGCACGATATACCAACGTACTTGGAGCACAAGCGTCCCGAGATCACTGACTCTGTGTTCAAGACGTGTCCCGTGTTTGAGACCTTGGGATACTGTCCTATGGGTTTTAAATGTAGATTCCTGTCCTCACATATGGACAAGGAGACGCATAAACTGCTTGGTGAGTACCCGTCTGACCTTGCGAGTGCGTCGCATGAGATTAACCATATTACCCAGGACCAGAAGTACGACTTAATTAAGAAGCGTTTCCCTTTCTCTAAGAGTGAACTAGTTCTGGAAATCCTAGACTCATTCCAAGAGGAGAACAGAGAAATGCATCGTGAAGCTGAGAAGGTGAAGGAAGATCAACAAGATAACGAGGATGAACAGAAGGAGAAAGCTCCGCAAGTTGTGCAAAGAGAACTAGAAGCTCAGAAACGCAGGCAAAGACAAAAAGATTTGTACTTACAATACAAGGACACCAGATTTTTTGCCCAGGAGAAAAAGCCACTTGATCTAAGACATAAGAAGATTGTGTCTCCATTAACCACTGTAGGTAACTTGCCATATCGTAGACTGATGAGGACTCTTGGTGCAGACGTGACATACTCCGAGATGGCTCTGGCAGTGCCATTGGTGCAAGGTACCAACTCCGAATGGGCTTTACCAAAAGCTCATGAATCTGAGTACCCAGGATTTGGTGTTCAAGTCGCTTGTTCAAAGGGCTGGCAGGCAAGTAAAGCTGCCGAGGCGCTTGCCACATATATCCCCAATGGTATCAGCGAAATTAACTTGAATTCGGGCTGCCCAATTGATTTGTTATACAGACAAGGCTCCGGTAGTGCTTTATTAGATAACCCTGCTAGAATGATCAGATGTCTTAATGCAATGAACTATGTCTCTGGTGATATTCCGATTACTGTGAAGATACGTACCGGTACCAAGGAGGGCCATCCAATCGCGGATACGTTGGTACGCCGTCTTGTGTTCGAAACTGATGTAGCTGCCATTACTCTCCATGGTAGATCTAGACAGCAACGTTATACAAAGGTCGCCGACTGGGATTACGTCTCTCAAGTCGCCAAAGCTCTTCGTCAAGCCGAAGCCGATTTCATGGAGTCACCACAAGGTAAGGAGTCTCATCATGACGAGAAAACCAGACATACACAATTTGTTGGTAACGGTGATATCTTTAACTACACCGATTGGTACCAACATCTGGAAGACCCCGAAGTAGACTCCTGCATGGTCGCCCGTGGTGCATTGATTAAGCCATGGATATTCGAAGAGATAAACGCCCAACAACACCTGGATAAGACCAGCTCGGAACGTCTAGAAATACTGAAGACCTACAGTAAGTTTGCCATGGACCACTGGGGAACCGATGAGTACGGTATCGCCCTGGGACGTCGTTTCTTCTGTGAGTTCATGTCTTTCTTCCACAGATACATCCCAGTGGGTATCCTTGAGCGTGTACCTGTGCAACTCAACGAGAGACCACCGTTATGGAAGGGCCGTGATGACATGGAGACACTATTAGGAAGCTCTGACGTGAAGGACTGGATCAAACTGAGTGAAATGTTCTTCGGCCCAACAGAGGACTCCTTCGTATTCACACCAAAACACAAGAGCAGCTCCTACAAGTAA